The window TTCAATCATACAGAGTACTTAGGAACTACTCACCACTTCCCCATCCCTCACCCTCCTTTTTGGTTTTCATAGAATTTATATTTTGCAGGAATTCCGACCTTCAGATGTTACTGTGGACAATGAAGATGAGATACTTGTGTTGGCCTTTGCTGATGTTCTTCCCTTGGGAGAGGGGATTTTAGGCGTTAATTTTTCAGGAATTCTTAATGATCACTTGACAGGATTTTACAGAAGGTGCTCTGctcttttctctattctttgggtttttctttgttAAATCATGTTTGAAGTAAATGACAACCTTGGATTCTAACAGCACCGTTGTGGttggaggagagaagaaaaacatGGCTTCTACCCAATTCGAAGCTGCAGATGCAAGACGGTGTTTCCCGTGCTGGGATGAACCAGCTCTCAAGGTAAACTTTCATGATACAGTTGCCCCTCGTAGACCCTGCGGCAgggggagcctcatgcactgagtTGACTCTTTCTATATCGTTACAGGGGCAATTTAGAGCTTCTTAACACTATGGATGAGAAGTGACAGTGTAAAGGACCATATCAGAAGTCAGGGGTATCCATAAAGGGGAaggatttcaaaaaaaatgatagaatcAAGGCAAGCAATCAAAGATGACACTCCATCTaatggaaaaaatttggctgctacccAACTTGGCTGCAACCCCATGCtggtagccaaagaaatggaataatttactTCCCCctaggttcacaaataccctcctaggttatattattttccaaaatacccctttagattccatttctttagctGCCATGGGTTGCACTGACTTGGCTGGTTTTGTGACTGCAAAATGTTAGCGGCAGTCAATAAATGAAAACAATTCGTTTGCTGATATTATCTGCTCATGTAAACCTTCGACTTCAGAGTACTTTTAGGTGGTACAAATTTGATTGTTGTTGACAATCCCTTCTATGTTTTGCCAATTATTCTGGTGTTCTGCTTGTGGTCAGTCATTCCCCATAGACATGCATGCTCAATATAGATTTCAGAAGTCAAAATGCTTTCTATAAAAAGAAGCTTTCTGCATGTATTTAAAAAATGTAGATACTCCTGTGTTTCGTATTACATTGTTCCTCTATGGATCTGTGTGCCATGTTTTTCTTTACATTAACCTACGTTCTAAATGCCTCCCAGATTAAAAGAAATCAGCTTAATATTACTACAATAATGTATTGTCTTGGATTACTGTGAGATTgattatcattttcttttttctgcttGTGTATCACTGGCACTTCCCTACAGTCTACTTTCAAGATAACTATGGAACTGCCATCTAAGTTTACAGCATTGTCCAACATGCCAGTTATTGATGAAAAGCTAAATGGACACTTGAAGACAGTTTCTTTTGTTGAAACACCGATTATGTCAACATACTTGGTAGCTTTTGTAGTCGgctcatttgattttgttgaagaCATAACAAGCGAAGGTTTACATTTGAACATGTAACTCTTCTCTttcaggaaaaaagaaaaattaagttacccattcatttgatttttttttctgattgttGTAGGAATTAAGGTCCGTGCATACTGCCCAGTTGGAAAGAGTGAGAAAGGGAAGTTAGCTTTAGATATTGCTGTAAGGGTGCTTGATCTATATACGAAGTATGTTTTCTCTtcttaatctttttcttttatttgttcttgttcttggatACCATGAATAGAAAATTCCCTGAACAATTTCAGCAATCGTTACTTGTTGacaatgctatttatagtgttCTTAAATATAGGATGGATATTATTGTCCTTTAGCTAGCTATGGTTTTGACATTTTTCCTTGCCATGCTAACTTGATATGGGGTTCTGCAGATTTTTTTCAATGCCATATACACTTCCTAAACTGGATATGGTTGCAATCCCTGATTTTGCTTTCGGGGCTATGgagaattatggtttgattacATTTCGTGAAAATGAACTGCTCCATGATGATTTGCAGTCTGCTGCTGTTAACAAACAGCGGGTATTGTTCCATATCTGATGTGCATGAACTTCCTGCAATATGTGCTATTTATTAGTGATTTCTGGAATCCTTTAATCCATGCGGACAATAAATTTAATACCTCCAGCTTGCAATTGTCGTTACACATGAAGTGGCTCATCAGTGGTTTGGCAATTTAGTAACAATGGAATGGTGGACTCATTTATGGCTGAATGAGGGATTTGCAACATGGGTACTTCCAGCTTTGAACTTTGGTATTTGACAGGCACTGAATCAGCGATAATGatggaattgatttttttttttccttctatcaattttgtattttcagGTGAGCTATTTAGCCACTGACTGCTTATATCCCGAGTGGAAGATCTGGAATCAATTTCTTCAACTAACAGTTGGTGGTCTACAGCTGGATGCACTGGAAGAATCTCACCCAATTGAGGTTAATCTTCTTAATTATAGCTAGATGTGATCTATGGATATAACAATCCATTTCATATTTAACCCAATAACCCCTTATGTGGCCATGGTTGTGAACTTAACTTCAAAGGGGCTTGGGCCTTGGTGGAATATGTCTTGAGGATCATTAAGAGGCTAGGGTCAGGAGAAGGCTCAAGGACCTTAGCTCACATTATTATTGAAAGAAAGTTCTCTTTTAACATTTTTGCATTCTTGACTTCTCTTATCACTTCAACTCAGGTCATATTTGGGCTTTCCCTAGTTCTTTTAAGACTCGAATTTCTCCATAACAATCCTCTCAGGGGTTCGTTCGTTGGTCTTCATTGCATGTGGCCAAACTATCATGAATGATGTCGCTCATCTTGTCACCCAAGTTCATTTACTATGTTTTACATATTTAGAGCTTTCAAACCCTTTTTGGTGATCTATCCATCATCAAGTGATTCTTTTAATATCTGCCTAGGAGTTTGGTAGGCCATGGCCTGAAATTAaaccttttccccttttcttaaGCTTTTTGGGTGGAGGACATTTATTTGTGATCTTTGAAGGAGTCAAAATGACACTTTCTCCTTTTGTTATGTACTTCTGTCAAAGTATTAGTTATTTCTAAAATCATAATTGAATGAAAATGTTGATTTTCATTGAGGTTCATGCTTCTCATAATTTCATTCAATATTTCTTATGTTTCTATTGAGAGATTTAATTATTTACGGTAGATGACAGCTCAGTGTCTTGATTCTCAGTATCTCAATATCTGTCCCATATACAAAATTGCTAgttttaatatttcttttgTTATGATATTTATGGTGGATCCACATGATGCAAGTCTGGTTCCTCCTCTTTTTGTTCAAGTAATATTTCCATGTTTAACTTAGAAGACACATATGTTGCAGGTAGAGGTCCAACATGCTCGTTCAATAAATGAGGTTGCCGATGCAATAAGCTATAAAAAAGGGTCTGCTGTTATCCGGATGCTGCAAGATTATCTTGGGGATGATATATTCCAGGTGGAATCTCAAAGCATTATTAAAATTCCAATCATTACAACCCTTTTATGGCTTTCATTTGTTGATCATATGATTGCATACTCTGTTGCTACAGATATTTCAGCAATGGAGTTAGAATCTTTCAACCACTAAAGCACGACCAAGAATTGTAAGCCACTAGAAAATACATGTCCTACTTTGACTAGGAGATAGTAACACACTCACTGACTCAGAAGAGGAATAGGATAATAAAATTCAAGAGTAAATATAAATAGTAAAGAATTTTAAGAACAGATTGATATTTGACAGAGCATCAGAATTTCCAtgaaaatcagaatcaaactcGTGGGAGAAGATCAATTTCTGTCAAACCAGTAACCCAATGATTACAAAACTCAGATAAATTCTTCTACAGTTTGAGACCTTGTGGTTCAGGATAAATGGATTTCTCTGCCTGTTTTTAAGGGTTGTTATGGTACAAGTTCAGATTCTGCTCAGAAATCAATGCAAAAATCGATGAGCGTAAACCAACGGAATATGGggtttaaaataaatataaacagATATGTAATGAAGGAAAGGTAACTGCACAATTAGAGATTCAGTAGCTGTATAAGAATTTGAAtgaaaactgaaatttcagAACAATACTTACGTTGTCTTGCAGGAAACCCAAAACAGGCTTAACAGAGCTAAAAGAATTCAAATACAAATCCAATCCTACAGCTACAAGTACTAGAAAATATCAAACCCACGGTTTGACTGATTTATGTTGACAAGCTAGCCTTTTCCTAAACCATTTTGTGGTCTGACTTAACATATTAGTGTTCTGACTAACGTATTACTCCTTTTCCTGAAACAGAGATCTTTAGCTGCGTATATAAAGAAATATGCATGGAAAAATGCTAAGACAGAAGATTTGTGGGATGTCCTTTCTGAGGTATCTGGTATCCAAGTGCATAAATTGATGGATACATGGACAAAGCAAATGGGATACCCAGTCCTGTAtgtaaaatccaaaaatcaaactATAGAATTTGAACAGGTAATTCATATTAACTAAGAAACAGAGATGCATTGTCTGGGATTCTTATCAAGTTCATTCATAGCTCTCAGAATCTCGGAAGATTGAAATCCTGTCAATCAGCTGAAATGTGACGGTTCTCTTTGGATTTGCAGTCACAGTTTCTTTCATCCGGTTCACATGGGCACAGGGAATGGATTGTTCCAGTTACACTATGTATTGGTTCTTACGAACGTCGCAAGAATTTCTTGATAGAAACCAAATCTGGGAATTTGGACATTTCTAATCTTTGGTGTTCTTCTGATGGCAATGCTAGAACTTATGAGTTACATCAAGAGAAATGGGATGATGAACAGTTATGGGTAAAACTTAATGTTGGACAGACTGGCTTTTATAGGGTGAAGTATGATGATGTCCTTGCAGCTCGACTAAGGAGAGCCATAGAGGCTAATCTTTTATCCTCAACAGATAGATTTGGTGAGTAACATACTAATATGTACATACCCTTGTGAATATTTTATAGCAAGAGATAGGTCTGACCTCATGCTGTTCTCATTTTAGGCATTTTGGATGATTCATATGCTCTTTTCGAGGTTTCTGAGCTGTCACTATCGTCGTTGCTTTCCTTGATGGACGTATACAGAAAAGAGAGTGATTATATTGTATTATCAAGGCTAATTGATGTAATGTCTCTTCCATGTCCTGTTAAGAAATTCAAaacattcataaaaataaaatatgacctatgctttttattttcttccaccAGATAAGTTATAACATTGTGAAGATTTCAAGCGAGGCCATCCCAGATTCATTGAATGAGTTGAAACAATTTTTCACCAAACTCTTTGCAAAGTATGCATAACCATTTTCCTGTTCTATCGACAGTTCATTTATTATTCTATTttcatgtaaattttttttcttatcatccttgtattattattttattttgtctcaCTATTTCTAATGATGGTGAATgataaaaatctctctctctgttatccCACACATGCATGTTTTTAAGTTTGTTTGCATATGGACAGCTGAAGCTCTGAACACCTACTTTCTGATCTTATCTACACTTGTAACTTTCATAAGGAAGTGCTTAGAATGCATTGAAATTCTAGTAAATATGATTGAAATTTTAGAGTCTATTCATTATTCAGGTTAAATCTTGTTGCACTTCATAAGCTTGTGCCATAACAAAAAATTCTTGATGTCATTTACTCTTACTTCTTTTTTCTATTGCTGTCATGTCCAGTAAATTGGGCTGGGAAACTATATCTGGTGAGAGCCACTTGAATGCTATAATGAGGGGGGAGGTCTTGACCGCATTGGTAGTCTTTGGCCATATTATGACTCAAAAGGAAGCACTCAGGCGTTTCCATATATTCTTGGGTGATAGAAACACCCCACTTCTTCCTGCTGACATGAGGAGGGTACTACTGACTACATATCCAGATCATGCCTTCATTCCTCTTATTATCTTCCTTACTGATCTGTGAAACTTAAAATGTTCATAAGGTTGCGTATGTTGCTGTAATGCAAAATGTTAGCGCAAAAAATAGAACTGGGTTTCAATCCATTCTAAATGTATATAGAGAGGCTGATGCAGTGGAAGAGAAGGCTCGAGTCCTGCGTAAGTGGTAGACATGCATAAATCATGTTATACGCATCCTCAATTGtttgtaataaaaaatttctactTCTATGTTTTGTAGGTATACTGGCATCTTGTTCAGACTCAGATATTGTTCTAGAAGTTCTGAACTTTTTGTTGTCTGATGAGGTGGTACACTTCACTGATCAGATCTTGTTCTCTTAACTGCTTGAAAGTTTGGTTGTTGTTCTGATTTCTGATTTCCAATCAATATAATTTCAGGTTAGAGATCAAGATATAATATATGGACTTTCAGGAATAAGCGCAGAAGGCCGTGAGATAGCATGGAGATGGTTAAAGGTAGCTTTTTCTCAGGCTATTAGCACAAATTTATAACTTAGCATCGAGTTAGTTGTATGTGACTTGCACTGTTTGGCTACCAGCCATCATGTTCTGTATATCTTAATGCACACCCTAATAGCATAAAATTTCTTCGAAGCTCCGAAATTTGTCTTTTCTTAGTAATTTTTTCTTGCATATGAAGTTTTAAACTATCACTCTATCACTAAgggtttgggggtggggggagaaaaGCAATCCAGTGGCATCTAATTCAACAAATATTGCAGGGGACGGACCGTTTATTGGTATCACTTTAGAAATTTGTGGTAGCATCATAGGAACTTTCTAGTAGCACTATAGGAAGTTAGGAACTTTCTTTCCACTGTTTAATTATCTATTCCCATTGACTGAAGCTTAAAACTTTCTTGTCTTGTCATTGGGTTCTGAGTTTTCTCCTCTCTCACCCCCCCCAcccatcacctttttttttttttttttttttgatgaatgcaGGATAATTGGGACCTAATTGCAGACAGATGGGGCTCTGGGGGCCTGCTCACCCAGTTCATAAGAGAGATTGTAACACCTGTAAGTTTTGAAACTCTGTTGGAAACCAATAATACATAATAAAATCTCTAGTATTAGATTATGATGTAAGGTTTTCGTAGCAGAAAATTGTTCATGTCTTTGTTTTTATGATACCTGTTGTGGTTATGTTGAAGTAAACCATATAATATTTGGCTGACTCAAAAGTATTTATCTTATTTCGCAGTTTTGTAGCTGGGAGAAGGCAGATGAAATAGAAGCATTTTTTGCAACCCGTGTCACTCATGGAATTGCCAGGACTTTGAAGCAAAGTATAGAACAGGTCCGGATCAAGGCCAGGTTGGTTCAAAATGCCCAGAATGAGCAATCAGTCGGCGAGCTGATCAGACAGTTGGCATTCAGGGAATAGTTGTTACAGCTGTAGAAGCTAGGCAGTTGAATTTATCGGAGTTCCCAACTCTGGCAACTTCCTCTCGTTATTCACTATTACTGGTTGGAATCATACTATGCAATAATCTTTCACTATGTAATTCTCGAATTCAAGGGTATGAGAAATTTAGCTAGATATTTTGTATATCAGGAGCAATATTGGAAAAGTTAGGAGAAATATCAAGCTAGCCACTAATTGTTGAAGTGCTTTTAGATTTCTACTGTAGTATACTTCTGAAACCTATAATGTTGGTGGTAACACAACTATGTTTCCAAACCATGTGTTTGGAAGGATCAGAATAGCCCAAAAGACAGACTAACATCTCTAATTGAAATATGGATTAGACAATCTCTAATTTAGATCCAAAAGACAGAGAGCCCAGAAGAAACTGTTCTTGGAAAGCATTCAAATTACTATTGAGGAAGAAGGCTGTGGATGGGTTTTAGGCAGTGGACAAAACTGTAACACTTGAACTGATAATTGGATCATACCTTCTTCATTTGTTTCCAGTCATGCACTGGATACATGCAGTTGGCTCAATTGATAGTAATCATAAAATCATTATTCATCCACCTTGTACTTCTCAGGTGCCTGAATGATAAAGATCCCAGCCTCTCCCCTGGCTGTGTGTATAGGCTATGTCATGGTAGTACGCTCTTCTCTTTTATGTGTGTGGCGGTCTATGTACATGTGTCGTAAAAATTTTCCTGAAACACTATCTTAGCCAACCAATAGAAGAGGTGGGAGTCTTTCTTTTTAcctccttttctctccctttctggttttctttctttcacctAAAATAGTGAGAGTTATGAGTATTCCCCTTTCTTTTGTATATATCTCCGTTTACTTCTTGGCATTGTTAGAGGAAAAGGTAGGCATGCACCGCAAAGTACACGCCTCTCacaatctctcttttttctcctcatttaATGATATAGGATCCCTATATGCCAAACAACACCCATTGAAACTCTTCTCCCGCTCCCTGCTATTGGCTAAGGGTATATGATGCTAATATAAtgaaattttctataaaaacacaaacaaacaaattttcATTTGATGGCTTATCCTGCCACTTGCCAGATTTAATTGTGGATAAACATTACTATTTGCAGTTTCTTCCTTCAATGCTTTCTCAATGTTTTTGTCTATTCAGTGTGTTGGGTTAGGAACCTAAGCAGGGTGAGAGCCCTTTGGATGCAATGTTTGAGAGGGGAGGTTTTGATTAAACTTGCTCTATTTGGACATGATGCAACACAAACGAAAGGAATTAGAGTTTTCATGCATTCTCAGAGGATAGAAATATTCTCTTCTTCCCTAGTCCCTCCTAACAGGTTGATAATAAACTCTTAATCTTTCATTGGGCTGCTGTATCTTTCTTATTGTGCtgttttaataatttattgTTAAAACATAAATGCAGGCAACATATTTTTCTGTGATGCAGAATCTCTCAACACAACAAATAGATCAGGCTATGAATCTCTTCTATGAGTCTATAGAGAGACCGATCTTAGCTAGGAGAAAGGCTGCATtttaagggtccgtttgataacgtttctgctgtttctgtttcaagaaatggcagaaacataaatttccgtttctagaaatagaaacggaattgaaggtgtttgataagtcatgtttttagaagtcgatagtaaccaatgaaagaatggccacaagtcattTCTAAAAACGGCGAAaccaacttgtttcgcctaggtcgtttcttgaactataaataagtaaaaatttctatttctatttctgaaaataagtgaaacggaacagttttatcaaacgctttttactccgtttctgctgtttctgaaaacagaaacgatagaaacgcatttcttgaaacgttatcaaacggaccctaagtaATTTCAGTTCATATTGGGTagtaattgagatttttttagTTGTTCCCATCTTGTGATGATCTTTTTCCCCGTGTTTCGTTGCttctcttgcattttttttttttttcagattctgGAATTTTTCTAGAAGTGCTAAACTTTCTGTTTGTCCTCTGAGGTATTGTGGTTTCGAAGCTTTTCCGTGAGTAATATAAACATGAATTTCTTTGATCTTCTAGAACTCAACCAATAAGAAGTCAAtatgctatttttggatttgcaGAAAGGAGGGGTTTGAAACAGCATGGCAATGGCCTAAAGTACATATTTGGAAACATTTCATTTCCTATGTTGAATTTACCCACAAGATGCTTGGTAATTCATGAACATAATTACCCATTAGTAGATGAAGCCTAGAGAAGAATTTTATTGGTTCAGATTTAGACCTTATCCATGATCTAcacatttccttttttttttggcaatgaAGTAGTTTTAAAAATTGTTGTCACAATCTCCTGTGAATGATAATGCAGGATCAATTGTGAGGACTTTGAAGCAAAGCCTTAAGAGGAGTCACGTAAATGCAAAGTGGGTTCAAAGCATTTGGAATGACAGCTCCCTGGCAGAACTACTCAAGGACTTGGCATCCAGGAATCAATGGAGAACTTTTTTGGTTTGTGTCACCATTTGGAATTGACTGAAGAAGGGCTGGAGCAACTACTGTAAACTTGAGAGGTAAACTCTGAATAAGACCAGTGTGGGTATGGAATTATTGGATTTTCTAGTGTTGAGGTTGAGTTTCTACACTGGCTTCTAGGACAATGCAACAGATGTAGGATGGCCTGTTGGACTTGTTCTGTTATGCCTTATCCCAAAATTAAACTGAATGAGAGCTTCACTGCCTATTTGAGACAGAGACGTGGGAGTTATGAGATCTCCATTGGTATGGTCCATGCTGTGTCTTGAGTCAAAATCTTAACTCTTAAGAATCTTCACAACTCTGTCAGACTTGGATACCCATCCTATCCAGCAAGGttccaaaaaaccaaaatcgaaccagtAGAATCGGCCACAACCGATCCGATTATTCCTGAGTGTACAAGTTTTCTAAAGGGATTATAATTGTCCACTTGGGAAGGTTTTAGAATCCGGGAGGAATTTAAAGGGATTGTGTGGATGAGACCTCTGTAGATTTTTTGATTGCACATTGTCTTATTAAGTTAAAGgatgaaaaatgatttttaaaattatttgaaacTGATTTTTCatcatgttatttttaataataattatcaTTGTTTTATACGTTTCTAGAATACACATTCAAATACATgcgtaaaatgaaaaaaatatgttaAATATTTGAAGGCATAAAGATAAGGttacaaatatttattttccttgctAGAAATAAGGTTACAATTATTTGACAGCTTATAGGGTGTCAAATGTcaagaagaaaatctcaaatttaaatgaAGATAAATGGTCTTATCCTATGGCTAAGAGAGTCGAGTTTCTATAATTTTTACAAATTAAAAAaggtttttcaaaataatttgaaaattacttaatattatgtcattatcaagtGTNNNNNNNNNNNNNNNNNNNNNNNNNNNNNNNNNNNNNNNNNNNNNNNNNNNNNNNNNNNNNNNNNNNNNNNNNNNNNNNNNNNNNNNNNNNNNNNNNNNNNNNNNNNNNNNNNNNNNNNNNNNNNNNNNNNNNNNNNNNNNNNNNNNNNNNNNNNNNNNNNNNNNNNNNNNNNNNNNNNNNNNNNNNNNNNNNNNNNNNNNNNNNNNNNNNNNNNNNNNNNNNNNNNNNNNNNNNNNNNNNNNNNNNNNNNNNNNNNNNNNNNNNNNNNNNNNNNNNNNNNNNNNNNNNNNNNNNNNNNNNNNNNNNNNNNNNNNNNNNNNNNNNNNNNNNNNNNNNNNNNNNNNNNNNNNNNNNNNNNNNNNNNNNNNNNNNNNNNNNNNNNNNNNNNNNNNNNNNNNNNNNNNNNNNNNNNNNNNNNNNNNNNNNNNNNNNNNNNNNNNNNNNNNNNNNNNNNNNNNNNNNNNNNNNNNNNNNNNNNNNNNNNNNNNNNNNNNNNNNNNNNNNNNNNNNN is drawn from Macadamia integrifolia cultivar HAES 741 chromosome 7, SCU_Mint_v3, whole genome shotgun sequence and contains these coding sequences:
- the LOC122083326 gene encoding aminopeptidase M1-like isoform X4, encoding MEHKLMYEQLKGKVRLPKFATPKRYDLKLTPDLSACTFSGSVEINLQIVQETQFLVLNALELVIAEVYFRDSHQREFRPSDVTVDNEDEILVLAFADVLPLGEGILGVNFSGILNDHLTGFYRSTVVVGGEKKNMASTQFEAADARRCFPCWDEPALKSTFKITMELPSKFTALSNMPVIDEKLNGHLKTVSFVETPIMSTYLVAFVVGSFDFVEDITSEGIKVRAYCPVGKSEKGKLALDIAVRVLDLYTKFFSMPYTLPKLDMVAIPDFAFGAMENYGLITFRENELLHDDLQSAAVNKQRLAIVVTHEVAHQWFGNLVTMEWWTHLWLNEGFATWVSYLATDCLYPEWKIWNQFLQLTVGGLQLDALEESHPIEVEVQHARSINEVADAISYKKGSAVIRMLQDYLGDDIFQRSLAAYIKKYAWKNAKTEDLWDVLSEVSGIQVHKLMDTWTKQMGYPVLYVKSKNQTIEFEQSQFLSSGSHGHREWIVPVTLCIGSYERRKNFLIETKSGNLDISNLWCSSDGNARTYELHQEKWDDEQLWVKLNVGQTGFYRVKYDDVLAARLRRAIEANLLSSTDRFGILDDSYALFEVSELSLSSLLSLMDVYRKESDYIVLSRLIDVAYVAVMQNVSAKNRTGFQSILNVYREADAVEEKARVLRILASCSDSDIVLEVLNFLLSDEVRDQDIIYGLSGISAEGREIAWRWLKDNWDLIADRWGSGGLLTQFIREIVTPFCSWEKADEIEAFFATRVTHGIARTLKQSIEQVRIKARLVQNAQNEQSVGELIRQLAFRE